One Nocardia sp. BMG111209 DNA segment encodes these proteins:
- a CDS encoding ATP-dependent Clp protease proteolytic subunit codes for MTLIDPRAGLSGIAPASPQARYILPSFIEHSSFGVKESNPYNKLFEERIIFLGVQVDDASANDVMAQLLVLESLDPDRDITMYINSPGGSFTSLMAIYDTMQYVRADVATVCLGQAASAAAVLLAAGTPGKRACLPNARVLIHQPSLEGGIQGQVSDLEIQAAEIERMRRLMETTLARHTGKDADTIRKDTDRDKILTADEAKEYGIIDTVFDYRKLSAQKK; via the coding sequence ATGACCCTCATCGATCCCCGCGCCGGCCTGTCCGGGATCGCGCCGGCGAGCCCGCAGGCGCGGTACATCCTGCCCTCCTTCATCGAGCACTCGAGTTTCGGCGTCAAGGAGTCCAACCCCTACAACAAGCTGTTCGAGGAGCGCATCATCTTCCTCGGCGTGCAGGTGGACGACGCCTCGGCCAACGACGTGATGGCGCAGCTGCTGGTGCTGGAGTCGCTGGATCCCGACCGTGACATCACGATGTACATCAACTCGCCGGGTGGCTCGTTCACCTCGCTGATGGCGATCTACGACACCATGCAGTACGTGCGGGCCGACGTGGCCACCGTCTGCCTGGGTCAGGCCGCCTCGGCCGCCGCCGTGCTGCTGGCGGCCGGCACTCCGGGCAAGCGGGCCTGCCTGCCCAATGCCCGGGTGCTGATCCACCAGCCGTCGCTGGAGGGTGGCATCCAGGGCCAGGTGTCCGACCTGGAGATCCAGGCCGCCGAGATCGAGCGCATGCGCCGGCTCATGGAGACCACCCTGGCCCGGCACACCGGTAAGGACGCCGACACGATCCGCAAGGACACCGATCGGGACAAGATCCTCACGGCCGACGAGGCCAAGGAGTACGGGATCATCGACACGGTGTTCGACTACCGGAAGCTCAGCGCTCAGAAGAAGTGA
- a CDS encoding ATP-dependent Clp protease proteolytic subunit, with amino-acid sequence MNQAGPVMTSATAGLNLSDSVYERLLRDRIIFLGTQVDDDIANKLCAQILLLAAEDPSREISLYINSPGGSVTAGMAIYDTMQFAECDISTIAIGLAASMGQFLLTAGTTGKRYALPHTRIMMHQPSAGIGGSAADIAIMAEQFAHTKRELNELQALHTGKSVEQVTADADRDRWFTAKDALEYGFIDKVITHARQASNGSAN; translated from the coding sequence ATCAATCAGGCAGGGCCGGTCATGACATCCGCGACCGCTGGTCTCAACCTCAGTGATTCGGTGTACGAACGCCTGCTGCGGGACCGCATCATCTTCCTGGGCACCCAGGTCGACGACGACATCGCCAACAAGCTCTGCGCGCAGATCCTGCTGCTGGCCGCGGAGGATCCGAGCCGCGAGATCTCGCTGTACATCAACTCGCCGGGTGGGTCGGTCACGGCGGGTATGGCGATCTACGACACCATGCAGTTCGCCGAGTGCGACATCTCGACGATCGCGATCGGCCTGGCCGCGTCGATGGGGCAGTTCCTGCTCACCGCCGGCACCACGGGTAAGCGATACGCGTTGCCGCACACCCGGATCATGATGCACCAGCCGTCGGCCGGTATCGGTGGTTCGGCCGCGGACATCGCGATCATGGCCGAGCAGTTCGCGCACACCAAGCGCGAGCTCAACGAGTTGCAGGCGCTGCACACCGGCAAGTCGGTGGAGCAGGTCACCGCGGACGCCGACCGCGACCGCTGGTTCACCGCCAAGGACGCGCTGGAGTACGGGTTCATCGACAAGGTGATCACGCACGCCCGGCAGGCCTCCAACGGCAGTGCGAACTGA
- the tig gene encoding trigger factor, producing the protein MKSTVEQLSPTRVRINVEVPFEELKPDFDRAYKALANQVRIPGFRPGKAPARLLEARLGRGAILEQVVNDALPARYSEAVSTADVKVIGRPEIEITKIEDGAELAFTAEVDVRPEITLPDYSSIAVTVDPITVGDEDIEQQLQSLRQRFGTLKNVERPVAEGDFISIDLSATVDGQDVEEAATTGLSHEVGSGQLIAGLDEAVTGLSAGESKEFTSTLVAGEHGGKDAVITVTVQTVKERELPEADDEFAQLASEFDTIDELKTDLRGRVEQVKKVEQAGEIRDKVLEALLEQTEVPLPEGAVQGEIDAVTHDAVHGFDHDEDAFAAALAAEGSSREEFDKDAKEAAEKSVKTQLLLDAIAEAEQTQVGQQELTERILFQAQRYGLSPEQFLQQVQQAGQLGAIFADVRRGKALAGVVGQATVTDSEGNTVDTEEMFGTLEADDEAVEIVDDETAGESTEASAE; encoded by the coding sequence GTGAAGAGCACCGTCGAGCAGCTGAGCCCGACCCGGGTCCGCATCAACGTCGAGGTGCCCTTCGAGGAGCTGAAGCCGGACTTCGATCGGGCCTACAAGGCGCTGGCGAACCAGGTGCGCATCCCCGGCTTCCGCCCGGGTAAGGCGCCCGCGCGACTGCTGGAGGCGCGACTGGGCCGCGGCGCCATCCTCGAGCAGGTCGTCAACGACGCGTTGCCGGCCCGCTACAGCGAGGCCGTCTCCACCGCCGACGTGAAGGTCATCGGCCGCCCGGAGATCGAGATCACCAAGATCGAGGACGGCGCGGAGCTGGCCTTCACCGCCGAGGTCGACGTCCGCCCGGAGATCACCCTGCCCGACTACAGCAGCATCGCCGTCACCGTCGACCCGATCACGGTCGGCGACGAGGACATCGAGCAGCAGCTGCAGTCGCTGCGGCAGCGCTTCGGCACCCTGAAGAACGTCGAGCGCCCGGTCGCCGAGGGCGATTTCATCTCCATCGACCTCTCGGCCACCGTCGACGGGCAGGATGTCGAGGAGGCCGCCACCACCGGCCTGTCCCACGAGGTCGGCTCCGGTCAGCTGATCGCGGGCCTGGACGAGGCCGTGACCGGCCTGTCCGCCGGCGAGTCGAAGGAGTTCACCTCCACTCTGGTCGCCGGTGAGCACGGCGGCAAGGATGCGGTCATCACCGTCACCGTGCAGACGGTCAAGGAGCGCGAGCTGCCCGAGGCCGACGACGAATTCGCTCAGCTGGCAAGCGAATTCGACACCATCGACGAGCTGAAGACCGATCTGCGCGGCCGCGTCGAGCAGGTCAAGAAGGTCGAGCAGGCCGGCGAGATCCGCGACAAGGTGCTCGAGGCGCTGCTGGAGCAGACCGAGGTGCCGCTGCCGGAGGGCGCCGTGCAGGGCGAGATCGACGCCGTCACCCATGACGCGGTGCACGGTTTCGACCACGACGAGGACGCGTTCGCCGCCGCCCTGGCCGCCGAGGGCTCCTCCCGCGAGGAGTTCGACAAGGATGCCAAGGAAGCCGCCGAGAAGTCGGTGAAAACCCAGCTGCTGCTGGACGCGATCGCCGAAGCGGAGCAGACTCAGGTCGGGCAGCAGGAACTCACCGAGCGGATCCTGTTCCAGGCACAGCGTTACGGCCTGTCGCCGGAGCAGTTCCTGCAGCAGGTCCAGCAGGCCGGTCAGCTCGGCGCGATCTTCGCCGACGTCCGTCGCGGCAAGGCCCTGGCCGGCGTGGTCGGCCAGGCGACGGTCACCGACTCCGAGGGCAACACCGTGGACACCGAGGAGATGTTCGGCACGCTGGAGGCCGACGACGAGGCCGTCGAGATCGTCGACGACGAGACGGCCGGCGAGTCCACCGAGGCGAGTGCGGAGTAA
- a CDS encoding FKBP-type peptidyl-prolyl cis-trans isomerase: MRGVGRIGSVAAAVVATAVLAGCGSSGDSSSSAATSAGATAAQSQGGGHGRACTADDVKVDGGFGATPKITLPDSCDPPTGLVTKDLVAGSGPGAEAGQQLLMNYSLVTWSDKQKLDSSFDRGQPFPLTLGAGMVIQGWDQGLAGIQKGTRRLLIVPPQLGYGQGGNGVKPNETLVFVTDAVQVGS; this comes from the coding sequence ATGCGCGGAGTGGGCAGGATCGGATCGGTCGCGGCCGCGGTGGTCGCGACGGCGGTACTGGCCGGGTGTGGCAGCAGTGGCGATTCGTCGTCGTCGGCGGCGACGAGCGCCGGCGCAACCGCCGCGCAATCGCAGGGCGGCGGCCACGGCCGCGCCTGCACCGCCGACGACGTCAAGGTCGACGGCGGCTTCGGCGCGACGCCGAAGATCACGCTGCCCGACAGCTGCGATCCGCCGACCGGTCTGGTCACCAAGGACCTCGTCGCCGGCAGCGGCCCGGGAGCCGAGGCGGGTCAGCAACTGCTCATGAACTACTCCCTGGTCACCTGGTCGGACAAGCAGAAGCTCGACAGCTCGTTCGACCGCGGCCAGCCGTTCCCGCTGACCCTCGGCGCGGGCATGGTCATCCAGGGCTGGGATCAGGGATTGGCCGGCATCCAGAAGGGCACCCGCCGCCTGTTGATCGTGCCGCCGCAGCTGGGCTACGGCCAGGGCGGCAACGGTGTCAAGCCCAACGAGACGCTCGTTTTCGTGACCGACGCGGTCCAGGTCGGCAGCTGA
- a CDS encoding 3' terminal RNA ribose 2'-O-methyltransferase Hen1 — MLLTITCTRPDDAAWAATDLGYLLHKHPDRAQVFDQSYGTAHVLYPEATEQRCTAALLLEIDPVRLVRGKTRGTPEFSLAQYVNDRPYAATSLLAVAISTVFSSALHGRCARRPELPDTILPLRIELPAVPCKGGPDRAERMFAPLGWSVTATPVVLDPAFPEWGDSHYVRLELAGTLRLADALTHLYVLLPVLDGGKHYWLADDEIDKLLRAGANWLPAHPERDWITRRYLARRQSLVRTALARLAEIDDAAPEELDAVDEVEVADDAGSDSTGPVTDVHPAPRHDGTRSPLPEPQPAPVSLAVLRRRAVMSALRATGARRVLDLGCGEGVLLRDLLADKMFEEIVGVDVSTRALQIARRRLDRMPGAMAHRIQLRQGALTYTDAALRGYDAAVLMEVIEHIDPPRLPALAHSVFGAARPATVVVTTPNGEYNSLYENLSAGGFRHTDHRFEWSRAEFASWAASIGRNYGYSVRIESVGPEDPALGSPTQLAVFGTSERATTMAEEARR, encoded by the coding sequence ATGCTGTTGACCATCACCTGCACGCGACCCGACGATGCCGCTTGGGCGGCAACGGATCTCGGCTACCTGCTGCACAAGCACCCGGACCGCGCGCAGGTGTTCGATCAGTCCTACGGCACCGCCCACGTGCTCTACCCCGAGGCCACCGAGCAGCGGTGCACCGCGGCGCTGCTGCTGGAGATCGACCCGGTCCGGCTGGTACGCGGAAAGACCCGTGGCACACCGGAATTCAGCCTGGCCCAGTACGTCAACGACCGCCCCTACGCGGCGACGTCGCTACTGGCGGTGGCCATCTCCACGGTGTTCTCCAGCGCCCTGCACGGCCGCTGCGCGCGTCGCCCGGAGCTACCGGATACCATCCTGCCCCTGCGCATCGAACTACCGGCCGTTCCGTGCAAGGGCGGCCCCGACCGCGCCGAGCGGATGTTCGCACCCCTGGGCTGGTCGGTCACGGCCACACCCGTCGTTCTGGACCCCGCATTTCCCGAGTGGGGCGATTCCCATTACGTACGACTGGAATTGGCGGGCACCCTGCGCCTCGCCGACGCCCTGACCCATCTGTACGTCCTGCTGCCGGTCCTCGACGGCGGCAAGCACTACTGGCTTGCCGACGACGAGATCGACAAACTGCTGCGCGCCGGCGCGAACTGGCTACCGGCCCATCCCGAACGCGACTGGATCACCCGCCGTTACCTGGCCCGCCGCCAGTCACTCGTCCGCACGGCGCTGGCCCGGCTCGCCGAAATCGACGACGCCGCACCCGAGGAATTGGATGCGGTCGACGAGGTGGAGGTGGCCGATGACGCGGGCTCGGACTCGACCGGGCCGGTGACCGATGTCCATCCGGCACCCCGCCACGACGGCACGCGGTCGCCTCTGCCGGAACCACAACCGGCCCCGGTGTCGCTGGCGGTGCTGCGGCGGCGAGCGGTGATGAGCGCGTTGCGGGCCACCGGGGCGCGGCGGGTGCTCGATCTCGGGTGCGGTGAAGGAGTGCTGCTGCGAGACCTGCTGGCAGACAAGATGTTCGAGGAGATCGTGGGAGTGGATGTGTCGACGCGAGCACTACAGATCGCGCGACGGCGGCTCGACCGGATGCCGGGTGCGATGGCACACCGGATCCAGCTGCGCCAGGGTGCGCTGACCTACACCGACGCCGCACTGCGCGGCTACGACGCCGCCGTGCTCATGGAGGTGATCGAGCACATCGATCCGCCACGGCTGCCGGCCCTCGCACACTCGGTGTTCGGTGCGGCCCGGCCCGCGACCGTGGTGGTCACCACACCCAACGGCGAGTACAACTCGCTCTACGAAAACCTGTCCGCGGGCGGATTCCGGCACACGGATCACCGATTCGAGTGGAGCCGGGCCGAATTCGCGAGCTGGGCCGCGAGCATCGGCCGGAACTACGGCTATTCGGTGCGCATCGAGTCGGTAGGTCCCGAGGATCCGGCGCTCGGATCGCCGACCCAGCTGGCGGTGTTCGGCACATCCGAGCGTGCCACGACCATGGCAGAGGAGGCCCGGCGATGA
- a CDS encoding polynucleotide kinase-phosphatase, whose product MTELSIPELCLVALVGSTGSGKSTFARKHFRPTAILSSDTCRGIVSDDENDQSATDEAFALLHHIAGVRLRRGLRTVVDATNVQASARQELVRVARAHDVLPVAIVLDVPEQVCLQRNTLRPERSHLTAHVVARHQRDLRRSLRGLEREGFRRVYVLRGVDEIDAATVVDEKAWTDKRELTGPFDVIGDVHGCRAELEDLLGTLGYRLHRDDHGRAIDARHPDGRTAVFVGDLVDRGPDTPGVLRLVMGMVGAGNALCVTGNHENKLVRALGGRKVTVAHGLAESLSQLDGESDEFRSTVRDFCHGLLSHYVLDGGNLVVAHAGLKQEYHGRASGRVRSFAMYGETTGETDEYGLPVRHPWAEEYRGRATVLYGHTPVADLHWVNNTLCLDTGVVFGGRLTALRYPEREPISVPAQQVWYEPVRPLASTGVDGVRHGDPGVLDLDDVIGRRVVETGYLGRVSVQEENAGAALEVMSRFAVDPRWLVHLPPTMSPCATTNSGDLLEHPAQAFDYFRSEGVTTVVCEEKHMGSRAIVVLARTAEAARDRFGVDDGTTGALYTRTGRPFFDDPALTETLLSRTRAAAESAGLFDTLDTSWLVLDTELLPWSAKAMGLLREQYAAVGAAARTALTAAEAVLAATATRGVDVAELATRTTTRRADADAFTAAYGHYCWTVDGPEGVRLAPFQILAGEGVNYAVRDHPWHLSQLDTLVTADPALFTPTARILVDLTDPDSEAAATAWWSTLTTAGGEGMVVKPTDALVHGTATRSNRLVQPGVKCRGPEYLRIIYGPEYRHPDNLTRLRSRGLGRKRSLALREYALGLEALDRLVAGEPLWRIHEAVFAILALESEPVDPRL is encoded by the coding sequence ATGACCGAACTGTCCATTCCCGAACTGTGCCTGGTGGCCCTGGTGGGCAGTACCGGTTCGGGCAAATCCACGTTCGCGCGCAAGCACTTCCGGCCGACGGCGATCCTGTCGTCGGATACCTGCCGCGGCATCGTCAGCGACGACGAGAACGACCAGTCGGCCACCGACGAGGCCTTCGCGCTGCTGCACCACATCGCCGGGGTGCGGCTGCGCCGCGGCCTGCGCACCGTCGTCGACGCCACCAATGTCCAGGCGAGTGCCCGCCAGGAGTTGGTCCGGGTCGCCCGCGCCCACGATGTGCTGCCGGTGGCGATCGTGCTCGACGTCCCGGAACAGGTGTGCCTGCAACGCAATACGCTGCGCCCCGAACGCAGCCACCTCACCGCCCATGTCGTCGCAAGGCACCAGCGCGATCTGCGGCGCAGCCTGCGGGGCCTGGAGCGAGAGGGCTTCCGCCGCGTCTACGTACTGCGCGGAGTCGACGAGATCGATGCCGCCACCGTCGTCGACGAGAAGGCCTGGACCGACAAGCGTGAGCTGACCGGCCCCTTCGACGTCATCGGCGATGTGCACGGCTGCCGGGCCGAACTGGAGGACCTCCTCGGCACACTCGGCTACCGACTGCACCGCGACGACCACGGCCGGGCAATCGACGCGCGCCACCCCGACGGCCGCACCGCCGTGTTCGTCGGCGATCTGGTCGACCGCGGCCCCGACACACCAGGTGTCCTACGCCTGGTCATGGGCATGGTCGGGGCCGGAAACGCGCTGTGCGTCACCGGCAATCACGAGAACAAGCTGGTGCGGGCCCTGGGCGGCCGCAAGGTCACCGTGGCGCACGGCCTGGCCGAGTCGCTGAGCCAGCTGGACGGGGAGTCCGACGAGTTCCGGTCCACCGTGCGCGATTTCTGCCACGGCCTGCTCAGCCACTACGTGCTCGACGGCGGCAACCTGGTGGTCGCCCACGCCGGCCTGAAGCAGGAGTACCACGGCCGTGCTTCCGGCCGGGTGCGCTCGTTCGCGATGTACGGCGAAACCACCGGCGAGACAGACGAATACGGTCTGCCGGTACGCCATCCGTGGGCCGAGGAATACCGCGGCCGCGCCACCGTCCTGTACGGCCACACCCCCGTCGCCGACCTGCACTGGGTGAACAACACCCTCTGCCTGGACACCGGCGTGGTGTTCGGCGGCCGCTTGACCGCACTGCGATACCCGGAGCGCGAGCCGATATCCGTTCCGGCACAACAGGTCTGGTATGAGCCGGTGCGCCCGCTGGCATCGACCGGAGTGGACGGTGTCCGCCACGGCGACCCCGGTGTCCTCGATCTGGACGACGTGATCGGCCGCCGCGTGGTGGAGACCGGGTATCTGGGCCGGGTGAGTGTCCAGGAGGAGAACGCCGGCGCCGCACTGGAAGTCATGAGCCGGTTCGCCGTCGACCCGCGCTGGCTGGTCCATCTGCCGCCGACCATGTCGCCGTGCGCCACCACGAACTCCGGCGACCTGCTGGAACATCCCGCCCAGGCCTTCGACTACTTCCGCTCGGAAGGCGTGACGACGGTCGTGTGCGAGGAGAAGCACATGGGCTCGCGCGCGATCGTGGTACTCGCACGCACCGCCGAGGCCGCCCGCGACCGCTTCGGCGTCGACGACGGCACCACCGGCGCCCTGTACACCCGCACCGGCCGCCCGTTCTTCGACGACCCGGCACTGACCGAGACGCTCCTGTCCCGCACGCGCGCCGCCGCCGAAAGCGCCGGCCTGTTCGACACATTGGACACGTCCTGGCTGGTCCTGGACACCGAGTTGCTCCCCTGGTCGGCAAAGGCGATGGGTCTGCTGCGCGAGCAGTACGCCGCCGTCGGCGCCGCCGCCCGCACCGCCCTGACCGCGGCGGAGGCGGTACTCGCCGCCACCGCCACCCGAGGCGTGGACGTCGCCGAACTAGCCACCCGCACCACGACCAGACGAGCAGACGCAGACGCCTTCACCGCCGCCTACGGCCACTACTGCTGGACCGTCGACGGCCCGGAGGGCGTCCGCCTGGCACCGTTCCAGATCCTGGCCGGAGAAGGCGTCAACTACGCCGTCCGCGACCACCCCTGGCACCTGTCCCAGCTGGACACCCTGGTCACGGCCGACCCGGCCCTGTTCACACCCACCGCGAGAATCCTGGTGGACCTGACCGATCCGGACAGCGAGGCAGCCGCCACCGCCTGGTGGTCCACCCTGACCACCGCCGGAGGTGAGGGCATGGTCGTCAAGCCGACCGATGCCCTGGTCCACGGAACCGCCACGCGCAGCAACCGTCTCGTCCAACCGGGCGTGAAATGCCGTGGCCCGGAATACCTCCGGATCATCTACGGCCCCGAGTACCGCCACCCCGACAACCTGACCCGCCTACGCAGCCGCGGCCTGGGCCGCAAACGCTCCCTGGCCCTACGCGAATACGCCCTGGGCCTCGAAGCCCTGGACCGCCTGGTCGCAGGCGAACCACTCTGGCGCATCCACGAAGCGGTCTTCGCAATCCTCGCCCTGGAGTCCGAACCGGTAGACCCCCGCCTCTGA
- a CDS encoding glycosyltransferase family 39 protein, producing the protein MTDTAIAPSRAASGPPEPDRPADRTTSIRDYAALALLLVGTAVAYFWNLSSNGWANSFYAAAVQAGAKSWKAFFFGSSDWGNSITVDKTPASLWPMEISVRAFGLHSWSLLLPQVLLGVGSVALIWVTLRRTVGPAAGLLGGLGLAVTPVAALMFRFDNPDAALVFLMLAAVWAMTRALADGRWRWLMLCGLFVGLGFLAKQLQVMLVLPALALTYLVAGPPRWGTRLLQLLAAGAALVAGAGWWVLAAQLWPARSRPYFGGSEHNSTMELAFGYNGLDRLGVGDNSGFPGPPPGGGSGRPRFNFFGSEPGLPRLFSETVGGQVAWLIPAALLLFAVAIVLRGRAPRTDPQRSALLLWGGWALVTGLVFSFMRGIFHQYYTVALAPAVAGTLGLGVVLTWREREKLWVRAALASAMALTTATAVVFLWRTPSFVPWLRWIVLVAGVLATIALLIPNPRRLALGSAVLATVAGLAAPVAYSIQTIALPHNGGIVLAGPRTGNGFPWGPGPGGPGGPNGQAGPGGPGGLPGAGGAAQQPAPAGNGIPGNGPGGPGGSGGRRGFDGPDDQVVALLRAGGSGYTWAAATIGSMSQADLQLDSGQAVMPIGGFGGGDPSPTLEQFQQYVAAHRIHYFVTGNGGPGGGGPGRNKDSAAAKISQWTKDHYTGTVVGDSTVYDLTAPRIS; encoded by the coding sequence ATGACCGATACCGCGATCGCGCCTAGCCGCGCTGCATCCGGACCCCCGGAGCCGGATCGACCCGCCGACCGGACAACCTCGATCCGCGATTACGCCGCATTGGCGTTGTTGCTGGTGGGGACGGCTGTCGCGTATTTCTGGAATCTGAGCAGCAACGGGTGGGCGAATTCGTTCTACGCGGCGGCCGTACAGGCCGGGGCGAAATCGTGGAAGGCGTTCTTCTTCGGGTCCTCGGATTGGGGTAACTCGATCACGGTCGACAAGACCCCGGCCTCGTTGTGGCCGATGGAGATCTCGGTGCGGGCGTTCGGCCTGCATTCGTGGAGCCTGCTGTTGCCACAGGTGCTGCTGGGTGTCGGGTCGGTGGCGCTGATCTGGGTGACGCTGCGGCGGACCGTGGGACCGGCCGCGGGCCTGCTCGGTGGTCTCGGGCTGGCGGTGACGCCGGTGGCGGCGTTGATGTTCCGGTTCGACAACCCGGATGCGGCGCTGGTGTTCCTGATGCTGGCGGCCGTGTGGGCGATGACCCGTGCGCTGGCCGACGGCCGGTGGCGCTGGCTGATGCTGTGCGGGTTGTTCGTGGGACTGGGGTTCCTGGCGAAACAGTTGCAGGTGATGCTGGTGCTCCCGGCATTGGCCCTCACATATCTGGTGGCGGGTCCGCCGCGGTGGGGAACGCGCTTGCTGCAACTGCTGGCCGCGGGTGCGGCGTTGGTGGCGGGTGCGGGCTGGTGGGTGCTGGCGGCGCAGTTGTGGCCGGCCCGGTCCCGTCCGTATTTCGGTGGGTCGGAACACAATTCGACGATGGAGCTGGCGTTCGGCTACAACGGACTGGATCGGCTGGGAGTCGGCGACAACAGCGGATTCCCCGGACCGCCACCCGGGGGTGGTTCCGGTCGCCCGCGCTTCAACTTCTTCGGCTCCGAGCCGGGATTGCCGCGCCTGTTCAGCGAGACGGTCGGCGGTCAGGTCGCCTGGCTGATCCCGGCGGCGTTACTGCTGTTCGCCGTCGCGATCGTCCTGCGCGGCAGGGCACCCCGCACCGACCCCCAGCGGTCCGCCCTGCTGCTGTGGGGTGGCTGGGCCCTGGTGACCGGACTGGTGTTCAGCTTCATGCGCGGCATCTTCCACCAGTACTACACGGTCGCACTGGCCCCGGCCGTCGCCGGGACACTCGGCCTCGGTGTCGTGCTGACCTGGCGTGAACGCGAAAAGCTCTGGGTGCGTGCGGCTCTCGCTTCGGCGATGGCTCTGACCACTGCCACCGCAGTCGTATTCCTCTGGCGGACACCGTCGTTCGTGCCCTGGTTGCGCTGGATCGTTCTCGTGGCAGGCGTGCTCGCCACGATCGCACTGCTGATCCCGAACCCCCGGCGCCTGGCCCTCGGCTCCGCGGTACTGGCAACCGTAGCCGGGCTCGCCGCCCCGGTCGCGTATTCGATTCAGACAATTGCCCTTCCGCACAACGGCGGCATCGTCCTCGCGGGTCCCCGCACGGGCAACGGCTTTCCGTGGGGGCCGGGGCCTGGTGGGCCCGGTGGACCGAATGGTCAAGCGGGTCCGGGTGGGCCTGGTGGTCTTCCCGGCGCGGGAGGCGCAGCACAGCAACCGGCGCCGGCCGGCAATGGGATACCCGGCAACGGCCCCGGTGGCCCGGGTGGTTCCGGTGGGCGGCGCGGGTTCGACGGACCCGACGATCAAGTGGTGGCGCTGCTGCGTGCGGGTGGCTCCGGATATACCTGGGCCGCCGCCACGATCGGCTCGATGAGCCAGGCGGATCTGCAGTTGGACAGTGGGCAGGCGGTCATGCCGATCGGCGGCTTCGGTGGTGGCGATCCGTCGCCGACCCTCGAACAATTCCAGCAGTACGTGGCTGCGCACCGGATCCATTACTTCGTGACCGGTAACGGCGGACCGGGCGGTGGTGGTCCGGGCCGCAACAAGGATTCGGCGGCGGCGAAGATCAGCCAGTGGACCAAGGACCACTACACCGGGACCGTAGTGGGAGACAGCACGGTCTACGACCTCACAGCTCCCCGAATCTCGTAA
- a CDS encoding bifunctional glycosyltransferase family 2/GtrA family protein, with amino-acid sequence MTEISTVVPAFDRRGAAVTAPVVDVVIPVYNEERDLGVCVRRLHEFLRGGFPFTARITIADNASTDATLEVARLMAAELDGVRVVHLDRKGRGRALRAVWEASDAEVVAYMDVDLSTDLNALLPLVAPLVSGHSDLAIGTRLSRSSRVVRGPKREFISRCYNLILKASLQARFSDAQCGFKAMRTEVARKLLPLVEDGEWFFDTELLVLAERSGLRIHEVPVDWIDDPDSRVDIVDTARKDLLGVWRVSKGLATGALPVDELRAAIGREPLVDGVPLGMVGQLVRFGIIGVASTLAYMLLYVLLQPLAGAQAANFLSLLITAVGNTAANRAFTFGVRGSSRLVSQHVQGLLLFVFAWVVTSGSLFALHRWAPDAAVHLELVVLVVANLVATVTRFVGLRFVFRNEVPADAVRSEQAAADRLDRVYADV; translated from the coding sequence ATGACCGAGATTTCAACCGTTGTTCCCGCTTTCGATCGCCGCGGTGCGGCGGTTACCGCACCTGTGGTGGACGTGGTGATTCCCGTCTACAACGAGGAGCGTGATCTCGGCGTCTGCGTGCGCCGGCTGCACGAATTCCTCCGCGGCGGTTTCCCGTTCACGGCCCGGATCACGATCGCCGACAATGCGTCGACCGATGCCACCCTGGAGGTGGCGCGGTTGATGGCGGCGGAGCTCGACGGGGTCCGGGTGGTTCATCTGGATCGCAAGGGCCGGGGCCGGGCGCTGCGCGCCGTCTGGGAGGCCTCCGATGCGGAGGTGGTCGCGTATATGGATGTGGATCTGTCGACGGATCTGAACGCGTTGCTGCCGTTGGTGGCGCCGCTGGTGTCCGGGCATTCGGATCTGGCGATCGGTACCCGGTTGTCGCGGTCGTCGCGGGTGGTGCGGGGGCCGAAGCGGGAGTTCATTTCCCGGTGCTACAACCTGATTCTGAAGGCGTCGTTGCAGGCGCGGTTCTCGGATGCGCAGTGCGGGTTCAAGGCGATGCGGACCGAGGTGGCGCGGAAGTTGTTGCCGTTGGTCGAGGACGGGGAGTGGTTCTTCGACACCGAGTTGCTGGTGCTGGCCGAGCGGTCCGGGCTGCGGATCCACGAGGTCCCGGTGGATTGGATCGATGATCCGGATTCGCGGGTGGACATCGTCGATACCGCTCGCAAGGACCTGCTGGGCGTCTGGCGGGTGTCGAAGGGTCTGGCCACCGGAGCACTCCCGGTGGACGAGTTGCGCGCCGCGATCGGGCGGGAGCCGCTGGTCGACGGGGTGCCGCTGGGTATGGTCGGGCAGTTGGTGCGCTTCGGCATCATCGGCGTCGCGTCGACGCTGGCCTACATGCTGCTTTATGTGCTCCTGCAGCCGCTGGCGGGGGCCCAGGCGGCCAACTTCCTGTCGTTGCTGATCACCGCGGTCGGCAATACCGCCGCCAACCGGGCGTTCACGTTCGGGGTGCGGGGATCCTCGCGACTGGTGTCGCAGCATGTGCAGGGTCTGCTGCTGTTCGTGTTCGCCTGGGTGGTGACCAGTGGTTCGCTGTTCGCACTGCATCGCTGGGCGCCGGACGCGGCGGTACACCTGGAACTGGTCGTGCTCGTGGTGGCGAACCTGGTGGCGACCGTCACCCGCTTCGTCGGGCTGCGGTTCGTGTTCCGCAACGAAGTGCCCGCCGACGCGGTGCGCAGCGAACAGGCCGCCGCCGACCGACTGGACCGCGTCTACGCCGACGTGTGA